In a genomic window of Anopheles nili unplaced genomic scaffold, idAnoNiliSN_F5_01 U_low_cov_1, whole genome shotgun sequence:
- the LOC128730056 gene encoding LOW QUALITY PROTEIN: uncharacterized protein LOC128730056 (The sequence of the model RefSeq protein was modified relative to this genomic sequence to represent the inferred CDS: substituted 1 base at 1 genomic stop codon) gives MLSILKTTITNRNKKIHVPKQFYLSLNSQLFIIPNGNKYIYDLKELQEDNGECVPALLRGQQAACDFVANPTKFEIIHLDMMHMLINSAVEFTIKTTCGLKKRNLTGSFLLSYKSCEIYLNHRXISLSPNLEHLYSIHVELRKEMHQIRLESKSFTWNGWSKPVICVYLIIRKQKRTVVNIRGQPTSKTTSDQPEQEIQTDTIKPPTMMAVFRTEP, from the exons cctaaaaacaacaataacaaatagGAATAAGAAAATTCATGTACCTAAACAATTTTACCTATCCCTAAACTCCCAACTCTTCATCATACCAAACGGCAACAAGTATATCtatgatttaaaagaattgcaAGAAGATAACGGCGAATGTGTCCCAGCCCTTCTACGaggacagcaagcagcatgtGATTTTGTAGCGAACCCAACAAAATTCGAAATTATCCATCTAGACATGATGCACATGCTTATCAACTCAGCCGTTgaatttacaataaaaaccacatgcGGTCTAAAGAAGAGAAATCTGACAGGCTCGTTTCTCCTGTCATACAAATCTTGTGAAATATATCTGAATCACCGCTGAATCTCCCTATCT CCCAATCTCGAACATCTTTATTCAATACATGTGGAACTTAGGAAAGAGATGCATCAAATTCGATTAGAATCGAAGAGCTTCACTTGGAACGGTTGGTCTAAACCAGTTATTTGTGTATACCTAATCatcagaaagcaaaaacgaacaGTCGTAAACATCCGAGGACAGCCTACTTCTAAAACTACATCAGATCAACCCGAACAAGAAATCCAGACCGATACCATTAAACCGCCGACGATGATGGCAGTTTTTCGGACGGAGCCTTAA